CCTGGTGGTCGTGGCCGATGCGGATCTGGGGCTCAACATGCCGGATTACCGCGCGGCCGAGCGCACCTTTCAGCTACTGGTGCAGGTCTCTGGCCGCGCCGGCCGTGGCGAGAAGCCGGGGCGCGTGCTCGTGCAGACCCGCGATCCGGGCAACGAGTTCTGGTCGCACGTGCTGGCCCATGACTATCAAGCCTTCTATGCCCAGGAACTGGAACTGCGGCGACGCTACGGTTATCCGCCGTTTTCGCGCCTGGCCCTGGTAAGAGCGAGCTATCCGCTCAACTGGGAGCAGGGGGCGCAGACCCTTGCCAAGCTGACCCAGGCCCTGCGCGATGAAGCAGCCGCTCGCGGCGTGCGCGCCTTGGGCCCCGCGCCTGCTCCCATTGCCATGCTGCGCGGCCGCAAGCGCTTCCATTGCCTGCTCAAGGCCGCGGACTGGCAATCCCTGCGCTCCGTGTTCGCCAAGGCCCATGAACTGGCCCCAGTCGGGGGCGAGCTTCGGTTGAGCCTTGATCTGGACCCGCTCAGCATGCTGTAAGATGTTCAAACCATTTTTTGGATATGGGGTCCAGGGGGCCGCGCTCCCTGGTGGGTGGGGTCCGGGGAGGGCAAAGCCCTGCCCGGTTTCTTTTCCGGCTACTACTCCTGGTGCACGTGTGGCTTGTCGCCGTGGATGTGCACGTGGGCATGTCTGTGGATGGACATTCGAGGCGAGCAGTCGATCTTGCCGTGCTCCATGGCGCAGAGCAGGCCCGTGGTGTGCTCCAGGAAATCCAAATCGTGGGAAATGATGACGTAGGATACGGGCAGGCCGCGAAGAATGCCGATGAGCCGCTCGCGCGTCTCCGGGTCCAGGCCCGAGGTGGGTTCGTCCAGCAGCAAGGCTTCAGGCTCCATGGCCAGCACGCAGGCCAGGGCCACCAACCGTTTTTCGCCCCCAGAAAGCTTGTGCGTCACGCGCTCCTCGAAGCCGGACAGGTTGAGCATGCCCAGGGTGCGCACGGCTGTCTCGCGTGCCTGGGCCGGCGGCTGCCCCAGGTTGAGCGGCCCGAAGGTCACGTCTTCCAGTACA
Above is a genomic segment from Desulfocurvibacter africanus subsp. africanus DSM 2603 containing:
- a CDS encoding energy-coupling factor ABC transporter ATP-binding protein; the encoded protein is MNEANSAPPPILEAQGLTFAYPGRERLMDGLDFILRPGERIGLVGHNGAGKTTFFLALMGLLKPQAGRVFFNGSEACTENDFAALRRRVGLLFQNADDQLFSPTVLEDVTFGPLNLGQPPAQARETAVRTLGMLNLSGFEERVTHKLSGGEKRLVALACVLAMEPEALLLDEPTSGLDPETRERLIGILRGLPVSYVIISHDLDFLEHTTGLLCAMEHGKIDCSPRMSIHRHAHVHIHGDKPHVHQE